The following proteins are encoded in a genomic region of Flammeovirga pectinis:
- a CDS encoding dipeptidyl-peptidase 3 family protein: protein MKKSTLLVGLALGTAFFTGCSHEKKTEKKEIVVQKKVNSLVEYTDFTLTANTSNLSSNQKKMIKNMIEVAKIMDNIFWKQAYGDKNSLMETLPSKELKEYAAINYGPWDRLQDNKPFIDGIAKKPLGANFYPQDMTKAEFKALKNSDKTSLYTVIRRDSRGELKVIPYSKEYKNELETAASLLSEAAHLAKDPGLKKYLDLRAKALLSNDYFTSDLAWMDMKSNPIDFVVGPIENYEDKLFGYKTSFEAYVLIKDMKWSKKLEKYASFLPELQKGLPVNKKYKSEMPGTDSQLNAYDVVYYAGDCNAGSKTIAINLPNDERVQEQKGSRRLQLKNAMRAKFDKILLPISDVLIDPSQRNFVTFDAFFANTMFHEVAHGLGVKETINGKGTVRKALKEHASALEEGKADILGLYMVSQLNKKGELDGNMKEYYTTFLAGIFRSVRFGAASAHGVANMIRFNFFKQYGAFEYNSKTGLYKVNYAKMEEAMNALSSKILQLQGDGDYNGVSNLVKEMGRITPELQKDLDKIDDANIPTDVVFNQGIKALGI, encoded by the coding sequence ATGAAGAAATCAACCCTTTTGGTCGGTTTAGCATTAGGAACTGCATTTTTCACAGGATGTAGCCACGAGAAAAAGACAGAAAAAAAAGAAATAGTTGTTCAGAAAAAAGTAAACAGTCTTGTTGAATATACAGACTTTACTTTAACAGCTAACACTAGTAACCTTTCTTCTAATCAGAAGAAAATGATCAAAAATATGATTGAGGTTGCTAAAATAATGGATAACATTTTTTGGAAACAGGCATATGGTGATAAAAATTCACTTATGGAGACACTTCCATCAAAAGAGCTTAAAGAATATGCGGCTATAAATTATGGCCCTTGGGATAGATTACAAGATAACAAGCCATTTATTGATGGTATTGCTAAAAAGCCTCTTGGGGCAAATTTCTACCCTCAAGATATGACTAAAGCTGAGTTTAAAGCATTAAAGAATAGTGATAAAACTAGTTTATATACAGTTATAAGAAGAGATTCTAGAGGTGAGTTAAAAGTTATTCCTTACTCTAAAGAATACAAAAATGAGTTGGAAACTGCCGCGTCTTTACTTTCAGAAGCTGCCCATTTAGCAAAAGACCCTGGCTTGAAAAAGTATTTAGATCTTAGAGCAAAAGCACTATTATCTAACGATTATTTCACTTCAGATTTAGCTTGGATGGATATGAAATCAAACCCAATTGATTTTGTAGTAGGCCCGATCGAAAATTATGAAGATAAGTTATTTGGTTACAAAACATCTTTTGAAGCCTATGTTCTAATTAAAGACATGAAATGGTCTAAAAAGTTAGAAAAGTACGCTTCATTTTTACCAGAATTACAAAAAGGATTACCTGTAAATAAAAAATATAAGTCTGAGATGCCTGGTACAGATTCTCAGTTAAATGCTTATGATGTTGTTTATTATGCTGGTGATTGTAATGCTGGTAGTAAAACAATTGCAATCAATCTTCCAAACGACGAAAGAGTACAAGAGCAAAAAGGTTCTCGTCGTCTGCAGTTAAAAAATGCAATGAGAGCAAAATTTGATAAGATACTATTACCTATCTCTGATGTTCTTATCGACCCTTCTCAACGTAATTTTGTTACTTTCGATGCATTCTTTGCCAACACAATGTTTCATGAAGTAGCACATGGCCTTGGAGTAAAAGAAACGATCAACGGAAAAGGTACAGTAAGAAAAGCACTGAAAGAGCATGCTTCGGCGTTAGAAGAAGGTAAAGCAGATATTCTTGGCTTATACATGGTTTCTCAGCTAAATAAGAAAGGAGAACTTGACGGTAATATGAAAGAATATTATACTACTTTTCTTGCTGGAATATTTAGATCAGTACGTTTTGGTGCAGCATCTGCTCATGGCGTTGCTAATATGATCCGTTTTAACTTCTTTAAGCAATATGGTGCTTTTGAATACAATTCTAAAACTGGGTTATATAAAGTGAATTATGCTAAAATGGAAGAAGCTATGAATGCTCTTTCTAGTAAAATTTTACAACTTCAAGGAGATGGAGATTACAACGGAGTCTCTAACCTTGTAAAAGAAATGGGTAGAATTACACCAGAACTTCAAAAAGATTTAGATAAAATTGATGATGCTAACATCCCTACAGATGTAGTATTCAACCAAGGGATTAAAGCCTTAGGTATATAA
- the truA gene encoding tRNA pseudouridine(38-40) synthase TruA, translating into MRYFAEVAYLGTNYHGWQVQPNAKTVQGRLDFVLSKILRTEINTIGSGRTDTGVHCAQQYAMFDYDGDLEGQNLLHKVNSFLEHDIVVKSLWLMQNEAHARFDATKRSYRYDITLEKDPFRIDTAWSYFRTPDINKLQEAAKIIMEFDDFTAFSKRSEDVKTHICDIMQCYWVKEGVHYTFHIQANRFLRGMIRIIVGNMMEVGMGRMSLDYMRETLRSMDRQRAAKYLAPGKGLFLSEVLYPDDLFIKKIEE; encoded by the coding sequence ATGAGATATTTTGCAGAAGTTGCCTATTTAGGTACTAATTACCACGGATGGCAAGTACAACCTAATGCTAAAACTGTTCAAGGCAGATTAGATTTTGTGTTATCAAAAATATTGAGAACAGAAATTAATACTATTGGAAGCGGAAGAACAGACACTGGAGTACATTGTGCACAACAGTATGCTATGTTTGATTATGATGGAGATCTTGAAGGGCAAAATTTACTGCATAAAGTCAATTCATTCTTAGAACACGATATTGTAGTTAAAAGCCTTTGGCTAATGCAAAACGAAGCACACGCTCGCTTTGATGCTACAAAAAGAAGTTATCGATATGATATAACGTTAGAAAAAGACCCTTTTAGAATAGATACAGCATGGAGCTATTTCAGAACACCTGATATTAACAAACTTCAAGAAGCTGCTAAAATAATAATGGAGTTTGATGATTTTACAGCATTTTCTAAAAGAAGTGAAGATGTAAAAACACACATCTGTGATATTATGCAATGCTATTGGGTAAAAGAGGGCGTCCATTACACTTTCCATATTCAAGCAAATAGATTTCTAAGAGGAATGATTAGAATTATTGTTGGCAATATGATGGAAGTAGGTATGGGTAGAATGTCTTTAGATTATATGCGAGAAACATTACGTTCTATGGACAGACAACGTGCTGCTAAATACCTTGCTCCGGGCAAAGGGTTATTTCTTTCAGAGGTTTTATATCCTGACGATCTTTTCATCAAAAAAATTGAGGAATAA
- the ccoS gene encoding cbb3-type cytochrome oxidase assembly protein CcoS, with the protein MSAIIVLIGISLIIALTFLAIFIWSVKSNQYEDTYTPSIRILFEEDDRQRTAAQRDDKR; encoded by the coding sequence ATGAGTGCAATCATTGTATTGATCGGAATCAGCCTTATTATAGCTTTGACATTCTTAGCCATTTTTATATGGTCTGTAAAATCAAATCAGTACGAAGATACTTACACTCCAAGCATCCGAATATTATTCGAAGAAGATGATCGACAACGAACAGCAGCACAAAGGGACGACAAGCGCTAA
- a CDS encoding endonuclease/exonuclease/phosphatase family protein, protein MIRFFGVVILSFALFARLSEAVMPLAIFYSLITPLLGILFLGCFIYEVKNKQKGYLIIALIYLTGVISILSATLQYSITSKTQKSFSVMSYNVSVFNVYAYLNHNYLESKRLMNWIKQDKTDIYCFQEYYNCDTLMTKENPDRLFTINKKLGTEQGYQVYAPPFLTNHIGATFGLAIFSKFPMVHTEMIDFKHLGGSTTNGILIADLKIPHQDTIRIINCHLQSIILDNGEPTKNTFIDKSIASIQKIHKGAILRSKQIDLLTEVIKKSPFPVVVCGDLNESSYGYAYSQLQKLLTNGFEAKGNGFGFTLTALPFRIDQLFFDDNRLKIESFETNNSQKYSDHYPISARLSFKN, encoded by the coding sequence ATGATTAGATTTTTTGGCGTTGTTATTTTATCATTCGCACTATTTGCTAGACTTTCTGAAGCAGTGATGCCTCTAGCAATATTTTATTCATTAATAACACCCTTATTAGGCATTTTGTTTTTGGGTTGTTTCATCTATGAAGTCAAAAACAAACAAAAAGGTTACCTAATAATTGCACTTATTTATTTAACTGGTGTTATTTCTATTCTAAGTGCTACCCTTCAATATTCTATAACATCAAAAACACAAAAATCATTCAGTGTAATGAGTTATAATGTCTCTGTTTTTAATGTTTATGCTTATCTGAATCATAATTATCTAGAATCTAAGAGGCTTATGAACTGGATAAAACAAGACAAAACAGACATTTATTGCTTTCAAGAGTATTATAACTGTGATACTCTAATGACGAAAGAAAACCCAGATAGACTATTTACAATAAATAAAAAGCTAGGAACGGAACAAGGGTACCAAGTATATGCTCCTCCTTTTCTTACAAATCATATTGGTGCTACTTTTGGATTGGCTATTTTTTCTAAATTCCCAATGGTACATACAGAAATGATAGATTTTAAACACCTTGGAGGCTCTACTACTAATGGAATACTCATCGCTGATCTAAAAATACCTCATCAAGATACTATACGCATTATCAACTGTCATTTACAATCTATCATACTTGATAATGGTGAGCCAACAAAAAACACATTTATAGATAAAAGTATCGCTAGTATTCAGAAAATACATAAAGGTGCGATTTTAAGAAGTAAACAAATTGACTTATTAACTGAGGTGATTAAAAAAAGTCCTTTTCCAGTTGTTGTCTGTGGAGATCTCAATGAATCTTCTTATGGATATGCGTATAGTCAACTTCAAAAGTTACTTACTAATGGGTTTGAAGCTAAAGGAAATGGATTTGGATTTACTTTAACCGCACTACCCTTCCGAATAGATCAATTGTTTTTTGATGATAATAGGTTAAAAATTGAATCTTTTGAAACAAATAACTCACAGAAGTACTCAGATCATTATCCAATTTCAGCACGATTATCATTTAAAAATTAA
- a CDS encoding CotH kinase family protein, with protein sequence MNLKKRTNQLLILCSFFVFSCTTTNVESILDDVEEEDLVLEDTTFTPTDWTDATHSKSADPNFDVVFEENTVKRLDIVVTASRWQVMLDNMTELYGTFGGGNQGPGGGFSDEDPTFVPAEVFFDDKEWYRVGIRFKGNSSLMSTWKSGNLKLSFKLDFDEFEDDYPQIDNQRFYGFKKLSLKNNYDDKSLVREKVAGDLFRSAGLAGSHTAFYTLYVDAGEGPVYFGLYTLVEEVDDTVIETQFSDDDGNLYKPDGDAASFANGTYDETELIKKTNEDDLDWTDVNALYSILHDDRRLTDAEAWRTDLEEVFDVPVFLKYLAVNTLIQNWDTYGKMTHNYLMYNNPETDKLTWIPWDNNEALQSGKQGGALSLDFSDLNSSDWPLISYLYADATYKAQYQTFLQEVNDGVFSASTMHVIYNNYATLLAPYAATEKDGYTFLNSSSDFQNGIDELKSHVESRNNAADSYLN encoded by the coding sequence ATGAATTTAAAGAAACGAACTAATCAGTTACTTATTCTGTGCTCTTTTTTTGTATTTAGTTGTACAACTACCAACGTCGAATCAATTCTTGATGATGTTGAAGAAGAGGATCTTGTATTAGAAGATACCACTTTTACACCAACAGATTGGACAGACGCTACCCATAGTAAATCTGCAGACCCTAATTTTGATGTAGTGTTTGAAGAAAACACAGTAAAAAGGCTAGATATTGTTGTTACAGCATCTAGATGGCAAGTTATGTTAGATAACATGACTGAATTGTATGGGACATTTGGAGGAGGTAATCAAGGCCCTGGTGGTGGCTTTTCTGATGAAGACCCTACATTTGTTCCTGCAGAAGTATTTTTTGATGATAAAGAGTGGTACCGTGTAGGTATAAGGTTTAAAGGTAACTCAAGCTTAATGTCAACTTGGAAAAGTGGAAACCTAAAGCTTTCTTTTAAACTAGATTTTGATGAGTTTGAAGATGACTATCCTCAAATTGATAATCAACGTTTTTATGGTTTTAAAAAGCTAAGTCTAAAGAATAATTATGATGACAAATCATTAGTAAGAGAAAAAGTGGCTGGAGATCTATTTAGAAGTGCTGGGCTTGCAGGGTCGCATACTGCATTTTATACTTTGTATGTAGATGCAGGCGAAGGACCTGTTTACTTTGGTTTATATACTTTGGTAGAAGAGGTTGATGACACAGTAATAGAAACGCAGTTTTCTGACGATGACGGTAACCTGTACAAACCTGATGGAGATGCAGCTAGTTTTGCTAACGGTACTTATGATGAAACGGAGTTAATAAAGAAAACAAACGAAGACGACCTTGATTGGACGGATGTTAATGCATTGTATTCAATCTTACATGATGATAGACGTTTGACTGATGCAGAAGCGTGGAGAACAGATTTAGAAGAAGTTTTTGATGTCCCTGTATTTTTAAAATATCTAGCAGTCAATACGCTGATTCAGAATTGGGACACATATGGTAAAATGACACACAATTACCTTATGTATAATAATCCAGAGACTGATAAGTTGACTTGGATTCCTTGGGATAATAACGAAGCCTTACAAAGTGGAAAACAGGGAGGAGCATTGTCTTTAGATTTTTCTGATTTAAATAGTTCAGATTGGCCACTTATAAGTTATTTATATGCAGATGCTACATATAAAGCACAGTATCAAACGTTCTTACAAGAAGTTAATGATGGTGTATTTAGTGCAAGTACAATGCATGTGATTTATAATAATTACGCTACTCTATTAGCGCCTTATGCAGCAACAGAAAAAGATGGCTATACGTTTTTAAATTCAAGCTCAGATTTTCAGAATGGTATAGATGAATTAAAAAGTCATGTTGAGAGTAGAAATAACGCAGCAGATAGTTATTTGAATTAA